AGCAGAATATATCCGAAGACGTGTTTTTTAAAGATCAGGACGAGGAAATCCTGAATTTCCTGTTCTCGAAGGAGATGGGCGTCAACGTGATCGTCCCGATTGTCTATCGTTTCAGGATGCTCGGGTTTATCGCGATCTCCCTGAATAACCGCGAGATCGGGGCGTTCAAGGAAGAGAAAATGTTCCTGAAACTCCTCAAGGAGTCCCTGAAGGTCAGCCTGTTCGCCGCGATCCTGATCGATAAACGTTTCCACGACCTGCTCACATTAGTCGACCTTTCCCGCAAGATGGAGGCGTTCGAGACTTACGAGGATGTGATCGACAGCATCGTCGACCTCGCGTCTCAGGTGGTGAACTTCGATAAGGCGGTGTTCTACGAGTACGACCCGTTCATGGTCAAGCTCTACCCGCGTTCGTCTAAAAATGTCGATAACGCGGTCGAGCTGGACGTCGGTTCGGGCGTATCGGGCTATATTTTCGAGAAGAAGAAACCCGTAATGATTAATAAAGTCAAGGAGCACGTCTTTTTTAACGATATCAATAAAGAGGAGTTCATCAACTTCTCGTTCATATCGGTCCCGTTTATCGCGTCCAAACGCGACTTCGGTGTGCTGACGATCGCGAACAGTAAGAAGAACGAGGAATTTTCGGTCGACCACCTTTACCTGTTAAAAATAGTCTCGTCGGTAATCGTCGACGTCCTCGAGAATAAAATACTCTACCAGCGGCTGGAAAAAAGTTACTTCGAGACAGTGAGCTCCCTCGCGACCGCGCTCGAAGCGAAGGACAAGTACACCCGCGGACATTCCGAACGGGTCATGCAGTATTCGGTGGGTATCGCCGAGGAGCTTTCCCTCCCGCGCGACACCATGCGCGAGATCAAGTACGCCGCGATACTCCACG
The Brevinematales bacterium genome window above contains:
- a CDS encoding GAF domain-containing protein, whose product is MEKDKGKDGINVSFDELNWQYSLDDLDSFKDLTHLINISLQKIRENIEGSMGYFFVLQPEFHEYREVVREGSFSIPEDSDLITYLAIKNEIISKQNISEDVFFKDQDEEILNFLFSKEMGVNVIVPIVYRFRMLGFIAISLNNREIGAFKEEKMFLKLLKESLKVSLFAAILIDKRFHDLLTLVDLSRKMEAFETYEDVIDSIVDLASQVVNFDKAVFYEYDPFMVKLYPRSSKNVDNAVELDVGSGVSGYIFEKKKPVMINKVKEHVFFNDINKEEFINFSFISVPFIASKRDFGVLTIANSKKNEEFSVDHLYLLKIVSSVIVDVLENKILYQRLEKSYFETVSSLATALEAKDKYTRGHSERVMQYSVGIAEELSLPRDTMREIKYAAILHDIGKIGISENIITKPGQLTDEEYLVIQSHPEIGADILSSVDFLKNAKEFVRFHHEKLNGSGYYGKKEGEFPYEAMIIAMADSFDALTSDRPYRKATHPEIALKELKKSIGKQFDQPTFDALVRHLKKITMIRQSLIL